CGGGCACTTTAGCAGAGTTGCTACAGATAGAGCAAGCGCCATCAAGCTGGCAAGATCTGATTGAGCGAAGCTGGCGCTACATACTATCCAATAAGGAACTATTTGAAAAATACTATCCGAATATTAACCGTGGCGCAAAAAGACTTAGCTATGGAGATAAGAGTGAATGTAAATATAGATATGCAGTTGAGTGATTTAAACCTTAACAACAATATGGCTCCGACTAAAGGAGGAATAAAGCCACTTGACGAAACTCATGCTTTTCGTACACCTTAATTTAGCGTCAAGTGCCGCGAAAAATCAACAAAAACTATAACCTTGAATAAACATTCTTATTTGCCGCTCTTAGTCAACAATACGATTTGTGCATTAAAAGTCACCAGAACCATTAGGGGTTCTGGTGATTCTTAGCGCACATTAACGTCTCTTTGCTTTATGTGTTGATTTTTCGAGGTTTTTAGTTTCTGTTGACTTTTCGGGGCTTAGAAATCGACCTGCTACGGATTAAGAAAGCGCTATTATGTTTTTTATAAGTGGTAGTAAAAGTTTGTTTCCGTGAGGGGAGGCTTGCGTAAGTCTTGCTCCTTAGGCTAGATAATACGCATCTGCGTGTCTTAGGCGCTTAACCGGAACATCTGCACGCCAGCCTTTCATATAATCTACTTTTAAGTTTAGAGCACTCCATATCTTTGGTGATGCATATGGGTGGCGGCAGACATATTCTTGTTAGGGAGGAGGATCTTATGGTTATTCTAGATGAAATTAGGCTTCTGAGGTCCCTTATTGGGGAGTGTGTTGAGTATTTGAGAGAATGGCGTGGACCACCCTCTCAAGTCTATCGAGACGCTTCAAAGCTTCCTCAAGCGCCTTGATAATCTCCTCCTCTCTTTTCCGCTCCTTCTCCTCAATCTTCATGGCCAAGGATCTATCCAGTACATAGCCACAACGCTCGCATCTGACATTACCTTGCGGGTTTTCAGCCTCACAACGCGGGCATTGAATAATCTTGGGCATATCTACTGCCTTCGTTGCAGTTTTTAGTCCATGGATCTCTAGTACTGCGTCTTCTAGGTCGCGTGCCGAGAAGTGGACGTAGCGAGCTGGCATTTTTGAACCATGTACCCACCCGGCGAACATCTCAAGTTTAGGCTCCGTGAAGACCTTTGCAAGGGCTGTTAGTGTTGAGTGGCGGAATAGGTATGGCCATACGTCCTTTTTTAGTCCAGCCTTTTTCACCAGACGCTTTATTATTAGGCGGAAGTGCCTGTAGCTGAGCCTCCTGCCTAGATAATTTCTTGCTAATGAGCACCATAATGGGGCGTTTAGGTTGTCTTTAAGCGGATGCTCCTTAAGCCAATTTAAGAGCGGCTTATATGAGACTACGAGTGGAATCCTCTTGAGCCCTGTCTTACCAACAACCGTTATAAGGCAATATTTATCTTTAAACTCCACGCTGCCAACACTCATACTTAGCAGTTCGCCCGGCCTTAACGCTCCCTCAAAGAGCGTATAAATCATAGCCCTATCCCTAGCATTATCAGTAGCCTTTACAATAGCCTCAAAGTCATCCACCGTAAGCAGAGCCTCCGGCTTTACTCTGGAATCATCCACCCTCCTTTTAGAAACCTTAATCCATGCAACCTCAGGCGGGACAGGAGCACCCCTCTCACAGCTCCCATACTTAGCGAATTGTATGAGCCTCCTCAAGACGAGCCTCTTGTGGCGCTTTGTCTCCTCCCTCCAAGACTTATTACCGTTAATCTTCGCCACCACGCGCTCAACATCTCCGCGCGTTGCCTCCCTAACATCAAAGTCTATTAAGTGTAGCACGGCGATTAAATGTGCTGCTTGATTGCTAAGTGCAGCCTCGCTAAGCCCAAGGCTAGCTAAGTGATCCAACAACCTAAGCGCGATATCGCCATTCCTAAGCCCGGCGATAATCCGCCTATAACGCTCAACCCTCCTAGCGAAGTCGTAGATCTCCTCCCTCAATACAAGCCCCGAAAAAGAAGAATCTGCAGAACTTAAAAAGCGAGGGAATGTGAACCCAAAAGATTGGTGGACCGGGGGGGATTTGAACCCCCGACCTCCTGAGTGCAAGTCAGGCGTTCATACCAGACTGAACTACCGGCCCCAAGAATATTTTGGTGAACAAAGCCAAATTTATGGTTTTCTATGAGGAAAATTTTTAGGTTCATTTTTCGCATATTCTCGTTTAAAATTTAAGAGCTTGCCTTTTAAGTGAGCTTTATGTTGCGTCTGGCGCGCAGGAGCGATTGGTGGCTGCTTTCCGTATGTACTGTAACGCATATTTTCGTGCATGTGTTCACGATGATGTATACTGCGCTTATACCGGTATTTATGAGGGATTTTAACTTAACGATTCATGAGGCTGGGCTTCTTGTTTCAGTGCCGCAGTTAATCTCAATCATGCTGAGTTTACCTTACGGCTTCATCGCTGATAGAGTTGACCCCCGCAAATTGATGGCTGCAAGCCTGCTTGTAGCCG
Above is a genomic segment from Candidatus Bathyarchaeia archaeon containing:
- a CDS encoding tyrosine-type recombinase/integrase — its product is MREEIYDFARRVERYRRIIAGLRNGDIALRLLDHLASLGLSEAALSNQAAHLIAVLHLIDFDVREATRGDVERVVAKINGNKSWREETKRHKRLVLRRLIQFAKYGSCERGAPVPPEVAWIKVSKRRVDDSRVKPEALLTVDDFEAIVKATDNARDRAMIYTLFEGALRPGELLSMSVGSVEFKDKYCLITVVGKTGLKRIPLVVSYKPLLNWLKEHPLKDNLNAPLWCSLARNYLGRRLSYRHFRLIIKRLVKKAGLKKDVWPYLFRHSTLTALAKVFTEPKLEMFAGWVHGSKMPARYVHFSARDLEDAVLEIHGLKTATKAVDMPKIIQCPRCEAENPQGNVRCERCGYVLDRSLAMKIEEKERKREEEIIKALEEALKRLDRLERVVHAILSNTQHTPQ